The following are from one region of the Nicotiana tabacum cultivar K326 chromosome 3, ASM71507v2, whole genome shotgun sequence genome:
- the LOC107767520 gene encoding bifunctional phosphatase IMPL2, chloroplastic-like: protein MVTVITNAFPSHSIYGEETGWHNRDNSLIPNHFIWVLDPIDGTSSFVGKDSSAFGILVAVIYNGRPIIGCIDHPILKLRWMGIRGRRTTVNSEQVSTMDCHDMAKACVHLKGPNYNDDAKQGYDCISSRVAKKFFDRNCIAYGELASGFYDVVVDCALDPFDFLALIPIINGAGGVITDWQGRELLWSPLRMIPEGGFKIVGGSCWKAHSSTNCSSTVL from the coding sequence ATGGTTACTGTAATCACCAATGCATTCCCTTCCCACTCCATTTATGGCGAGGAGACAGGTTGGCACAATCGCGATAATTCTCTTATTCCTAATCACTTTATCTGGGTTTTGGATCCCATTGATGGAACTTCAAGCTTTGTGGGGAAAGACTCGTCCGCTTTTGGAATACTAGTTGCTGTAATCTATAATGGAAGACCAATAATCGGTTGCATCGATCATCCAATTTTGAAACTCAGATGGATGGGCATTAGGGGGAGAAGAACCACTGTTAATAGCGAACAAGTGTCGACAATGGATTGTCATGACATGGCAAAAGCTTGTGTCCATCTCAAGGGACCAAACTACAATGACGATGCTAAGCAAGGATATGATTGCATCTCCTCCAGGGTGGCTAAGAAGTTCTTTGATCGCAACTGTATTGCTTATGGTGAATTGGCCTCTGGATTCTATGATGTTGTCGTCGATTGTGCTCTAGATCCCTTTGACTTTCTTGCTCTTATACCTATCATTAATGGTGCTGGAGGAGTTATTACGGATTGGCAAGGTCGTGAACTTCTTTGGAGTCCCTTGCGTATGATTCCTGAAGGCGGTTTTAAGATTGTGGGTGGCAGCTGCTGGAAAGCACATTCATCAACAAATTGTTCGAGCACTGTCCTCTAA